The Limnospira fusiformis SAG 85.79 genomic interval CCATACTTAGGGCGGTTTCGTCAAAGTCAAACCGAGGATGATGGTGCGGATAAGCTAAATTGCGATCGCTATTAGCAGACCCCATGAAAAAATAACACCCCGGTACTTCTTGCAGGAAAAATGACATATCCTCACCTCCCATAGTCTGACATTTTGGCACTATCCCCGCTGGCGTTTCTACCACACATTCCGCCACGCTTCTCACCAAATTGGCTAGGGATGGATCGTTAATTACTGGCGGATAATTGTGTTGATAATTTAACTCATATCTCGCCCCATGACTTTGACAAATTCCCGCCACAATTGACTCGATTCGGTTGCTAAAATATTCATTAAATTGAGGATTGAAATAGCGGACTGTCCCCTTGATTGTCGCTTGGTCTGCAATCACATTATGAGCATCTCCAGCATGGAAAGAACCCACAGTAACCACGGCAGACTCTAAGGGGTCAACATTCCTTGCTACAATGGTTTGCAGGTTATTAACAATTTGGGAACCTAACAAGATTGCATCTATGGTTTGATGCGGCATCCCTCCATGTCCCCCTTTCCCAAATATGCGACATTCAAAGATATCTACCGCCGCCATTAACGCACCAGCACGCACCCCCACCGTTCCCAATGGCAAATTATTCCACAAATGCAACCCCAAAATTGCCTCAACATCAGGATTTTTTAATACCCCAGCTTCAATCATGGGCAATGCGCCGCCTGGCCCCTCTTCAGCAGGTTGAAAGATTACTTTTATTGTACCACACAAATCCTGTCTGTGTTGCGATAAATAATAGGCAGTTCCTAGGGCGATCGCTGTATGTCCGTCATGACCGCAAGCGTGCATAATGCCATCATGACAAGATTTATAACTCACCTCATTTTGTTCTTGAATAGGTAAGGCATCAAAATCCGCCCGAATTGCTAAAACTGGCCCCGGTTGATGACCTTCAATAATGGCTACAATTCCGGTTTCGGCAATTTGTGTTTGATGATTAATTCCCCATTCCTCTAGTTTTTCGGCAATAAACTTAGCGGTTAGTTTTTCTTGAAATGCTAACTCTGGGTATTGGTGAATATGCCGCCGCCACTTAACTAACTGTGGCTGTAGTGCTTGAATTGCCGGGCGAATTTTCTCGGTGCTGACCCGGTGGGGAGTGGAGACAGTTGCAGTCATAGATGATTTATAATGGCTGTGGGTGTACTAATTTTATCATGATTTTAGCAGATAATCAGCCCTAGGGGAATTCTGCCTTTTTCTTCCTCTAGGTGATGAAAATTGACAGCGATCGCGATAAAATTGGAGTGGTGCAGTCCTTAGCAATTCCTGCCTAGGCTAACCACCATCATCAGTATATATCAGATTTGACCTATGTTAAGTTATTCGCGGATTTTCTTAATTTCAGCATTAGGACTGGGAACCTTACTCCCTAACCCGGCTATATCAGTTCCCCATATAGTGGTTTCATCTCCATTGTTATTAGCCCAAAATCAACCCTTCCAAATTAGTGAAATGCAAATGGTGACTAATGAAACCCTCACCGCCGGACGTTATACGGTAGAAGGTAAACTGACTAATCAGAGTTCAGAGGTAGTGCGATCGCTACAAGTAGTTTATCGTTTATACCGTCAGGAAGGTAATATTTTAGTGGAAGTAGAAAGCCACCAAGCCACCGTTAGCCCAGGGGAGTTACAACCTGGAGAAACTGGTAAATTTGGCTGGGCTTTTGCGGAGGTTCCCCAGGTGTTTTTCATAGAAGCGATCGCCTCAGAAGACGGAACCACAGAAATTAATCAGTGCTATGCTGATGGTTTAGCTAGGCGAGAAATGTGTCGCCTACAGCTTAATCCTCAAGCCGTTTATCCCCTCATTATCAACAACTAATTACCAACCATAGAATAACTCAAACATGAGCCAACTTTACCCTCCCATAGAACCCTACGCCGAAGGCAAACTACAAGTTAGTTCCTTACATACCATTTATTTTGAACAGTCCGGGAACCCAGAAGGTAAACCAGTGGTGATACTTCATGGGGGACCCGGCGGCGGATGCTTACCAGAATATCGTCGATATTTTGACCCCGAAAAGTGGCGAATTATCATGTTTGACCAACGGGGATGCGGTCAAAGTATCCCCCATGCAGAATTAGAAGAAAATACGACTTGGCATTTAGTAGAAGATATCGATCGCCTGCGAAATCACCTAAATATTAACAGTTGGGTGGTGTTTGGTGGTAGTTGGGGAAGTACCCTATCCCTAGCCTATAGTCAGACTTACCCCCAGCATTGTCAAGGGTTGATTTTGCGGGGTATTTTTATGTTAAGAAAAGCCGAACTACAATGGTTTTATCAGGAGGGAGCCAGCTACATTTTCCCTGATGCTTGGCAGGAATATATCAAACCTATTCCCCCAGAAGAACGTGACGATTTAATCTCAGCCTATTATCGTCGTTTAACCAGTGATGACCCCCAAATACAATTGGCGGCGGCTAAGGCTTGGTCAATTTGGGAAGCCAGCACCAGTAAATTATTGCCAGATCAGCATTTAATCCAAAGATTTGGTGATGGCAATTTTGCCACGGCTTTCGCTAGAATTGAATGCCACTATTTTGTCAATCAAGGTTTTTTTGAATCCGAAGACCAACTATTAGTTAATGTTCAGCGTATCCGTCATATTCCAGCGGCGATCGTTCAGGGTCGTTATGATGTAGTTTGTCCCATGAAAACCGCCTGGGAATTGCATCAGGCTTGGCCGGAAGCCGAGTTAATTATTATTCCTGATGCTGGACATTCCATGAGTGAACCAGGCATTCAAAAAGCGCTAATTGACATATCAGATAAATTTGCCACCTTATAGGTTAGATACCCTCTCCCAGTGTAGGAGAGGAGAGGGGTGAGGATGAATATAACCGGGGTATGACGCACCGGAGGGGGGATTAATTCAGGTTTTCGAGTTTGATGCGAGGGTCTACTGATTTTAAAAGTAAATCCGCCAAAAGATTACCCAGAATCAGCATAACAGCACCCATCATTAAACTAGCCATAACTAGATAAAGGTCCTGTTGTCTAACTGCTTCTAAAGTTAACCTTCCTAGTCCCGGCCAGTTAAAAAAGGTTTCGGCAATAAAAGCGCCGCCTAATAAACTAGCGAATTCAAATCCTAATAAGGTAATTAAAGGATTGATGGCATTTCGGAGAGCGTGAACATAAATCACTCGGTTTTCTGGGAGACCTTTAGCGCGCGCCGTTTGGATATAGTCTTGACGTAAGACATCGAGTAATTGACCGCGCATGAGTCGCTGTAAACCCGCGAAACTGGTTATACTTAAAGCCAGGGTTGGTAAAATCATGTGCCAAGCAATATCACCGATTTTCCCCAAGAGAGACAAATCAGGATAGTCTATGCTGGTCATACCTCCAACGGGAAAAAGAGGGGAAGTTTTTTGGGCTAAAAATAGTAACAGTAAGGCGGTGATGAAACTGGGGAACCCTTGACCAGTGTAGCTGATTACTTGTAGGGTGCGATCGACTCGGCGGTTTTGATTAACGGCGGCCAAAATTCCTAGGGGAAGTGCGATCGCCCAAGTTAGAATGAGGGAAGAAATAGCTAACAGTAGGGTAGCGGGGACTCTTTCCCAGAGTAAATCCGTGACCGATCGCTGATTTTCAAAACTATAGCCAAAGTTCCCCCTAGTGACAATTTGGGTTAGCCAATTCCAATATTGGATAATAGGAGGTTGGTCTAATCCGAATTGTTCTCTAAACTGATTGAGAGTGTCCTCAGAAATTTGGGGATTATTGATATATTTATCAAGATAATCACCCGGAGCCAGTTGGACGATCGCAAAACAGAGTACAGAAGCCAATAGCAGAGTAATCAGCGCCTGAAAAAGTCGTTTCGCCACATACAACAAGTTATCAGAGTCAATGCTCATATTTTTTTTTCAGTCATAATCAATTAAAGTGACAATGGGGACATCAGGTAATTGATTTCGTCCCCCCAAGGCCTTTAACTCGATGATAAAAGCAAAACCCACCAAATGACACTGAGCCTCTTGTACCAATTGAGCCGTCGCCGTCGCCGTTCCCCCGGTAGCTATCAGATCATCAACAATCAGAACCTTGCTACCTGGTGCCATGGCATCAATGTGCATTTCCAGGCGATCGCTCCCATATTCTAACTGGTATTGTGCAGTGATGACCTGTCCTGGTAGCTTCCCAGGTTTTCGCACGGGGATAAACCCACAACCCAACTGATAAGCCAGGGGAACCCCAAACAGAAACCCACGGGACTCCATACCCACGACATAATCTGGGGAGAGGCGATCGCACTTATCCTTCAAAGTGTCAATCGTATAGCGTAAGCCCTGAGAATCCCTTAACAGGGTAGTAATATCTCTAAAGACAATACCGGGCTTAGGAAAATCTGGGATATCGCGAATAAAAGATTTAAGATCCATCAGGGTAATGTAAATATTAGGAGCATGATTTCATCTCAAATTAGGTTAACATTTTACGGCAATACGGTATAATACCAAGTATGGTGCGAGACCTTCGGGTATGAAATCGAGCTGAAATGGGCGTGGGGACTACCCGGTGAGGACTTCAACCCCCTGGTTGATTGGGTCGCATCCCTGGCCATCCCATAACACAGCCTGATTTTTTTGCCCCCCTTCGAGACTTCCAATATGGTTGCCAAGGTGAAGCGTCTAATCAGGTCTAAGACTGCCCGCGCCATGCTGAAATGGGCGCATTATCGATTCAAACTAACCCTGAGACATAAGCGCGGAAATAACTGAACAGTTGTAGATGTGACCGAAGAATACACCAGCAAAACCTGTACTCACTGTGGTCATGTCCATTCCCAGCTAGGTGGCTCAAAAGTGTTCCGATGTCCGGAGTGGGGGTTCACTCTACCACGGGACTGGAACGGTGCTTTTGGAATCTTTCTAAAAGCTTTGCGGGATACCGCCTCTGTTACCTTAACGGGTAATAGTGCTATCGTTGCATTGTCCGGGAACAATCGGAAAAATGTCGCGTAAATGTATCAGATTTGCTAACCAATCTTTAACTATATATTGTGTTGGAATCGATGTTGCCGTGAGCATAATGCAAGTAGAACCCTATCAAACTAATTTAAACCCAGTCATATTAGACAGTTTGCCGGATATACCCATCTCCGACAAAGGATGTCCCCGTCGGGCGCGATTACAAATCGACCTGATGTTACTAGCCATTGAAGCCCTCGCCCTGGGGAGTTCCGAACGAATGCTGGTCAAGATATCGGAGTTAGAACTGCAAGGAATTATCCCGAATCGAGTGGTATTATGGCGACTGCGTAGCACTAACCCCCTGCGACGCTACAGCCAACGACAACCCCTCACTCTGAAGGAAGCTAAAGCCCTAGTGGTGATTATTGCCATGATAAGTCGAGAGTTAACAGTGAGAATTCGCCAGTTGCTGATTGACTTTGAGCAAATGCAGCGCAAGCAAATCCCCATAGAACAGCATTTGCAATTATATAGCTATCTGGAAAGGTTCCAGGCTCACTTCCGTAGTCGGATGAATCCTCGGCGCGCGGGTGTAATTGCTTACAACTCCCCAGAGAAACTCAATGATTTAGCGATCGCTTTGCTGGGAAAATTGCTATTCTGTACAGGCACGGCAGGGATGCAACGGTTTTGGATGAGTCTGTTTGATGGAGAGATAGCATGACGATTATACGTCAGTACAGTTTGCCTAACTGCAAGCTGATTTTGCATGGGTTGAGTAGTCCCACAGATAATACCTCAGAAACTCGGCCCCGTTTATCGCGATTGATGAATGCGGAGTGCCATTTTGTCGGTTATCCTCAGCCTATTGTGGGAGGGAAAGAGTTTTTCGAGTGTTTACTGCAACGGGTGAGTCAATACGCCCAAGAATTTCTCAGCGGCGTATCACATCCCCCCTCTGCTAACACTGCTGCTGAGGTTCCTATGGTGGAGTTACGCAGACTAGACGGCAATTTACACCGCCTGATTGTCCGTAATACCCCGTTAGATGGGGATTCCCAGATGAAAACCGATCCGACATCCCCAGTGGAATTAGATTTAACCACGGTGCAGTTATTTGATCTGGTGGAAGCAGTGGATCAGTTTTTCGCTGATTCTGGGACTTTACCTGAGCTTTCCTTGCAGTTAAAAGCTATTCCCAAGCGTTATACTAAGGCAGAGCAATCTGTTACCCAAAGGGCGATACCTGTAGCGGTAGGGGTGTCTGGATTGGCTATTGCAGCGATCGCATTATTTGCTCTGCCAGTTCCAGAGGTTCGGCGACCCCTAGAACCTAATCCTCAAGAGTCCACAGAAACCCAATCACTATCAGAAACTGAAAGACCACCATCAGCCGGACAATCTCCACCACAGGGAGTTAATACAGACACAGAGGGGGAAAATACCACTATTGGCGAACCCGGTGCTACCATTGGCCAGTCTAATTTACAACCTAATTTAGTCTCACCGCCATCTATTGATGACCCCCAGGAAATTGAGAGATTACAGCGAGAATTGTTTGCTCAGATAAACCAAGCATGGGTTGCTCGCATTAACCGAACCCTAGTTTATCGGGTTACAGTAGCCAGTGATGGCAAAATTATAGATTATGAAGCAGTTGAGGATGTTACCCCAGAGGAAGAGGCTCCCATTCCCCTATCAGAGTTACGCTTTCAGCAGGTAGGACCTGACCCAGCAGAACCCCAAGCGGATATGATGGTGATATTTAATCATCCCGCAGGTCCGTTAGAAGTGCGTCCTTGGGAAAACTGATAACCTAATGGCAATTGAGGGTAAATTTATGGCAGATCCAAAACCAAGTAAATCTTCCCCTAAATCCAATTCCGGGGTTTTGGTGGGGCTGTTGTCCTTCATTTTTCGTCTGTTATTGTTGGGGGTAGGTAGTGCTGTGGCTTGGGTAGTGGGAATGGCTGTAGCTCAAGTTTACCCGAACACCAGTTCGGAAATGCCCCTAACTGAACAGTTATTAAGGCGCGAGCCAGCATATCAACCCTCTTTCCCAGACCGAGAAACTCCTAGACTCACTCCCCCCAAAGCGTCGCCTACTTCCCTAACTCCGGAAGTCCAACAAACCTTACAACCCCAACTCCAACAATTACAACAAGATCTCAATGCCTTGATCGGTCGCACCGCCGCCCTAGAAATTCAAATCGGTAATAGTCGGCCAGCAGAAACGTTGGAGAGACGCTTACAAATTATAGAACAGCAATTAACAGCCCCTAGCTCCCCGGAGGCGGAAAATATACCCCCACCAACTCCCCGCACTGCTAGGTCTAGATCTGGAAGTGGCTTGATCATGACTTTACCCAGTGATATTTTATTTAACCCAGGTAGTAGCACTTTGCGCCCTGGGGCTAATGTGATCCTGGATAACTTGATTCCAGATCTGCAAAACTATCGGGGGGCAGTAGTGCGGGTGGCAGGTCATACTGATGATAGCGCTCGCCGTCAGCAAAATCTGGTTTTGTCCTCTGCACAGGCGGAAGCAGTGGTGCAATACCTCTCTAATGCTGTGGACTACCAGGCTTATCATTGGGTGGCGATCGGTTATGGTATGACTCGCCCAGCGTTGGAAAATACCTCGGACATCAATAGACAACTTAACCGCCGCATTGAAGTTGCCATTACCCCCCCCTGAAAAACCTAAATCTAAACACAAAGGGAAAATTTATACATGAGACTGGTTTTTTTTGGTACGCCTGAGTTTGCTGTGCCTAGTTTGCAACGATTATTGACTGATGAGCAATTTCAGGTGGTTGGGGTGGTTACTCAACCAGATAAACGACGGGGACGTGGTAGTAAAACTAGCCCTTCCCCGGTAAAGGCGATCGCATTATGTGCAGGTCTACCAGTTTGGCAACCCCGTCGCCTTAAAAAGGATCCACAAACTTTGGCTAATTTGCGGGAAGTTGAGGCTGATGTTTTTGTGGTAGTCGCTTATGGACAAATCCTCTCCCCGGAACTTTTGCAGATCCCTAAATTAGGATGTGTCAACGCTCACGGCTCGATTTTACCAAAATATCGCGGAGCGGCACCTATTCAGTGGTGTTTATATCATGGCGAGACTGAAACCGGAATTACTACCATGTTGATGAATGAAGGCATGGACACAGGACCCATGCTATTGAAGAGTTACACCCCCATTAGTTGGGAGGACCAAGCAGCTAATTTGGCTGAACGTCTCGCTAATATGGCGGCGGAACTTTTAACGGAGACTTTGCTACAAATGCGATCGCAAACGATACAACCTATTCCCCAGGATGATACTCAAGCTACATTAGCGCCTCTCATTCAGCCAGAAGATTATCAACTTGATTGGTCGAAGTCAGCAGTTGCCCTCCATAATCAAATTAGAGCCTTTTATCCCCATTGTGTCACTACCTTTAGGGGACAAAGTTTGAAAATTAGCGGCTCGGTTCCCTTGGGTTCTGTTCCCCAAATAGAACTTCCTCCACCATTGGCTCGTTTGTCTACCGCCGATCTTAACCCCGGTAACATTGGGGAAATTGTGGCGATCGCCAAACGCTTCGGCCCAATTGTTCAGACCGGGTCAGGATACCTATTGGTTTCCGAAGTCAAGTTACCCGGAAAACGGGTTCAGTCCGGTTGGGATTTTGTCAATGGCACTCGTGTAGCGATCGGAGAAATTCTTGATTAAAATTAGAACTATGCAACCCCAATAATTTGTGTAAGTTTAAATACACCTACTAGCATTAAGAGACTAATATGGTCAGTCCTAGCCCAGAAGTTAATTTTCCTGTCCATTTTCAAAATCATATAGCCTGGGTCAAAATTCCCGATCGCCTCAGTGTATTGGAGGCTGTGGATTTTAAGTCAACTTGTCATAATCTCGTTTTGGGAGATCAGGTTCCACAGGCTATTATTCTCGATTTTAGCGAGACTACATTTATCGATAGCAGCGGAGTCGGTGCCTTAGTCAGTAACCTCAAAGCCGCCAAAAACAAAAATGTGGAACTTTTGCTAAAAAATGTCAGTCCCCAGGTAATGGCGGTTTTTTCTTTAACATCCCTTGATCAGGTTTTAACCTTTCAACAGGATGAACCCGCACCTCATGGGGATAATAGCCAATTACCCGTTACTCATCCTTCCGTTCGCTCTGTGGTTAAACGCTCTATTGATATTGTCGGCGCTCTAGTCGGATTAGTAATTACTGCAGTTTTATCTATTCCAATTGTCATTGCTATTCGCTTTGATAGTCCTGGTCCGATTTTGTTTGGTCAAATTCGTTGCGGTTGGATGGGTAAGCGTTTCCGTATGTGGAAGTTTCGCTCTATGGTGATTAATGCTGAAGAACTCAAAAACACAATTCCTAATCAGGCGAAAGGTCAAATCTTTAAAAATGATCAAGACCCCAGGATTACTAAAGTAGGTCGGTTTTTGCGGCGCACTAGCCTGGATGAATTACCTCAATTTTGGAATGTTTTAATGGGGGAAATGAGCCTAGTCGGCACTCGACCACCTACTCCCGATGAAGTCGAACGTTATGAGGTTCCCCAATGGCAACGCCTAGATGTTAAACCCGGTATGACTGGAGAATGGCAAGTCGGCGGGCGATCGCAGATTAAGGATTTTGAAGATATTATTCGCCTTGATCTCAAATATCAGGAAAACTGGAGCTTGATGTATGATCTCAAAATGATTGTCCGCACGATCGCCATTTTGTTCAAAAAAAATAGTGGTGCAATGTAAGATTAATGGAAGATGAAAGTCTACTAATGCGATCGCATCTTAAAGTAGGTACAGATCTACTGTTTTTAGAGGAAGTATTACAATGGTTTGATCAGATAACTACTCCCTTTTTGCATCCCGATCTGAACTACGAATGCAAGATTGCTATTACCGAAGGGTTCACTAATGCGGTTCGTCATGCACATCATGGATTATCTAAGACCACTCCCATTGATATTCAGGTGGAGATTTTATCTAATTCTATCGAAATCAAACTCTGGGATTTTGGTCAACCTTTTGACTTCCCCAAAACCCTGCATTTGATTCTTAACGAAAAGATTGCACCTTTGGAAAAGGAACAAGGTAGGGGTTTGATTTTGATGTCTAAACTCACCGATGAAGTCACTTATTGTCGCCTGGATGACCATCGTAACTGCCTAACTATGCGACGACATTTCTCTTAACTTTCAGTCATTATATAGAGTGCATCTACTAACTATACCCACCCTAAACTAATTCTCTGAGATCATCTCAGACTGTGACGTTATATAATATAATGGATTTATGATCAGTACAAAATCTTGATTTAGTCAAACACTAAACTAGAGCTATGATAGCCTCACCTACCACTACACCCAGTCGTTCTAGTCAAACCGTCCGTAAGCCTTACCCTAACTATAAGGTAATTGTCCTTAATGACGATTTTAATACCTTTCAGCACGTCGCTAACTGTCTGATGAAATATCTTCCGGGAATGACTAGCGATCAAGCCTGGGAGTTGACCAACCGCGTCCATTATGAAGGTCAGGCGACCGTGTGGGTTGGCCCCCTAGAACAAGCCGAATTGTACCATACCCAACTCAGTCGCGAAGGTTTGACAATGGCTCCCCTAGAAAAAGCCTAATCGTCACCTTCAGCATCTGACATCATAGCCGATCGCATTAATCCCGGCCAGATCAGCAGGAAAAATCCCATCCAGGTCAGGACGGGAACCCCTACAATTACCGATAGCCAAACCTGATGAAAGATTAGCCAACTTCCGCTAATTAAGCTAACTCCCGTCAGCATAATTGACCACGGTTGACACCACCAGGGTTTATAGTCCCAAGGATTATCACTTGAGGGTTGATTTTGATTCATTAACTGCCTTTTTGTAATTGCTTAACTAGATGAACTAACTCAGGTAAAATCAGCTTTTCCATAGCTAGTTTAACTGCTCCTTGGGAACCGGGAACCGAAAATAATAGAGTTTCCCGATATACCCCGGCGGTGGCGCGAGAGGCGATCGCACGGGAACCAATATCATCGTAACTCAAAAACCGGAACAGTTCCCCAAAGCCAGGTAAAGTTTTTTCTAGTAACCCCTCAATAGCATCATAAGTCGTGTCTCGTGGTGCTATTCCCGTTCCCCCATTCACAATCACCGCCTGAATTTTAGCATCACCACAGCATTGATTAAGCGCCTGAGTAATCAAGTCCGGTTCATCTTTAATTATCACATAATTTCCTAGATGATGACCATTATCTCTCAGCATTTGCTTAATCAAATCACCGCTTTTATCCGTGGACTCAGTGCGAGTATCACTCACAGTTAAAACGGCACAATTGACGCTAAAACTACCGCTATCTGGGTGAGGAATTGAGCTACTCATAACCATCCTTAACTCTCATGCTAACATTAAGCCAGTTCCATCACCACATCTAAAGTATGTCCTAAAGACTCATAGACTTGGCGCTGTTCAAATACAGTTAAAATATCCCCATTAATCTTATTCGCCGCCGCTTCACTGCGCAGAATTTTCAGAGCTGTAACCGTAAGAAGTCCATGCTTATAAGGTCGATCGCCTGCTGTTAGTGCGTCATAAATATCAGCGATCGCCATCATTTGTGATTGGAGCGGAATTTTCTCCTTTTTCAATCCCAAAGGATAGCCACTACCATCTACCTTTTCATGATGTCCATAGCTAATCTGTGGCACATTTTCCAGTCCCTTAGTCCAGGGAATTTGCTTTAAGAAATTATAGGTATGGGTGACATGACCTTCAATAATTTCGCGTTCGGAAGCCGTCAAATTACCCTGAGTTATTAACAATTGTTCAATCTCTTCTGGTGTCACCAGCGGCTTAATCTTGCCATCTATATCCCGATAGGTAATCTTTGATAAATCATGGAGTTTTTCCAGGGGTTGAGAAGGTAAAATCTCCGGTTCGTTGGCTTCCAGCACCATCTCCCAAAACCCTTGCAACTGCTCAATCTCCTGATTCATTTCCAAATCCATACTTTCAAGAGTTTGACAGTGGGGGCATTCTGTGCTATTCTGGGAGTGGTTGCTGCTGTAGTCTAAAAGCAGTTGATATTTCCTTTGTAGACAGTCTATCTGTAAACTCTGTCGAGCGATCGCAAACCGTTTTTTCATGATTTCCAATTCCCAAGGATAAAGTTTCTTAGCCTTGTTTAAAACAGCTTCAGGAACTCCCACTTTGCCAAAATCATGAAGTAGTGCCGCATAACGTAACTCTTGGAGTTGGCGATCGCTAAATTGTACCGCCGCCAGGGGACCCTCAGATATCTGATTAATTTCCTCCCCCAAACGCACCGTCAAAACTGCCACCCTTTCCGAATGTCCGAAAGTGCAGGGGTCTCGCGCCTCAATGACCTGCACGGAGGTTTTCACAAACCCCTCAAATAGTAACTCAATACTCTCTTGTAAATCACTGCGTTCAATGGAAATCGCCGCCTGAGAAGCGAGACTCCGCAAAATCCGTTCTTCCCAATCAGAATAAGGTTGGGTGTACTCCATGGTATTTTCAGGAGTCAGCACCAGATCAGATTGTCGCTTGCGGTTAATCAGTTGTAGAACCCCCA includes:
- a CDS encoding adenine phosphoribosyltransferase gives rise to the protein MDLKSFIRDIPDFPKPGIVFRDITTLLRDSQGLRYTIDTLKDKCDRLSPDYVVGMESRGFLFGVPLAYQLGCGFIPVRKPGKLPGQVITAQYQLEYGSDRLEMHIDAMAPGSKVLIVDDLIATGGTATATAQLVQEAQCHLVGFAFIIELKALGGRNQLPDVPIVTLIDYD
- a CDS encoding OmpA family protein; this encodes MADPKPSKSSPKSNSGVLVGLLSFIFRLLLLGVGSAVAWVVGMAVAQVYPNTSSEMPLTEQLLRREPAYQPSFPDRETPRLTPPKASPTSLTPEVQQTLQPQLQQLQQDLNALIGRTAALEIQIGNSRPAETLERRLQIIEQQLTAPSSPEAENIPPPTPRTARSRSGSGLIMTLPSDILFNPGSSTLRPGANVILDNLIPDLQNYRGAVVRVAGHTDDSARRQQNLVLSSAQAEAVVQYLSNAVDYQAYHWVAIGYGMTRPALENTSDINRQLNRRIEVAITPP
- a CDS encoding DUF4335 domain-containing protein — encoded protein: MTIIRQYSLPNCKLILHGLSSPTDNTSETRPRLSRLMNAECHFVGYPQPIVGGKEFFECLLQRVSQYAQEFLSGVSHPPSANTAAEVPMVELRRLDGNLHRLIVRNTPLDGDSQMKTDPTSPVELDLTTVQLFDLVEAVDQFFADSGTLPELSLQLKAIPKRYTKAEQSVTQRAIPVAVGVSGLAIAAIALFALPVPEVRRPLEPNPQESTETQSLSETERPPSAGQSPPQGVNTDTEGENTTIGEPGATIGQSNLQPNLVSPPSIDDPQEIERLQRELFAQINQAWVARINRTLVYRVTVASDGKIIDYEAVEDVTPEEEAPIPLSELRFQQVGPDPAEPQADMMVIFNHPAGPLEVRPWEN
- a CDS encoding M20 metallopeptidase family protein produces the protein MTATVSTPHRVSTEKIRPAIQALQPQLVKWRRHIHQYPELAFQEKLTAKFIAEKLEEWGINHQTQIAETGIVAIIEGHQPGPVLAIRADFDALPIQEQNEVSYKSCHDGIMHACGHDGHTAIALGTAYYLSQHRQDLCGTIKVIFQPAEEGPGGALPMIEAGVLKNPDVEAILGLHLWNNLPLGTVGVRAGALMAAVDIFECRIFGKGGHGGMPHQTIDAILLGSQIVNNLQTIVARNVDPLESAVVTVGSFHAGDAHNVIADQATIKGTVRYFNPQFNEYFSNRIESIVAGICQSHGARYELNYQHNYPPVINDPSLANLVRSVAECVVETPAGIVPKCQTMGGEDMSFFLQEVPGCYFFMGSANSDRNLAYPHHHPRFDFDETALSMGVEMFVRCVEKFSGEKS
- a CDS encoding DUF3038 domain-containing protein gives rise to the protein MQVEPYQTNLNPVILDSLPDIPISDKGCPRRARLQIDLMLLAIEALALGSSERMLVKISELELQGIIPNRVVLWRLRSTNPLRRYSQRQPLTLKEAKALVVIIAMISRELTVRIRQLLIDFEQMQRKQIPIEQHLQLYSYLERFQAHFRSRMNPRRAGVIAYNSPEKLNDLAIALLGKLLFCTGTAGMQRFWMSLFDGEIA
- the pip gene encoding prolyl aminopeptidase; the protein is MSQLYPPIEPYAEGKLQVSSLHTIYFEQSGNPEGKPVVILHGGPGGGCLPEYRRYFDPEKWRIIMFDQRGCGQSIPHAELEENTTWHLVEDIDRLRNHLNINSWVVFGGSWGSTLSLAYSQTYPQHCQGLILRGIFMLRKAELQWFYQEGASYIFPDAWQEYIKPIPPEERDDLISAYYRRLTSDDPQIQLAAAKAWSIWEASTSKLLPDQHLIQRFGDGNFATAFARIECHYFVNQGFFESEDQLLVNVQRIRHIPAAIVQGRYDVVCPMKTAWELHQAWPEAELIIIPDAGHSMSEPGIQKALIDISDKFATL
- a CDS encoding sugar transferase, whose amino-acid sequence is MVSPSPEVNFPVHFQNHIAWVKIPDRLSVLEAVDFKSTCHNLVLGDQVPQAIILDFSETTFIDSSGVGALVSNLKAAKNKNVELLLKNVSPQVMAVFSLTSLDQVLTFQQDEPAPHGDNSQLPVTHPSVRSVVKRSIDIVGALVGLVITAVLSIPIVIAIRFDSPGPILFGQIRCGWMGKRFRMWKFRSMVINAEELKNTIPNQAKGQIFKNDQDPRITKVGRFLRRTSLDELPQFWNVLMGEMSLVGTRPPTPDEVERYEVPQWQRLDVKPGMTGEWQVGGRSQIKDFEDIIRLDLKYQENWSLMYDLKMIVRTIAILFKKNSGAM
- a CDS encoding FxLYD domain-containing protein is translated as MLSYSRIFLISALGLGTLLPNPAISVPHIVVSSPLLLAQNQPFQISEMQMVTNETLTAGRYTVEGKLTNQSSEVVRSLQVVYRLYRQEGNILVEVESHQATVSPGELQPGETGKFGWAFAEVPQVFFIEAIASEDGTTEINQCYADGLARREMCRLQLNPQAVYPLIINN
- a CDS encoding ABC transporter permease — its product is MSIDSDNLLYVAKRLFQALITLLLASVLCFAIVQLAPGDYLDKYINNPQISEDTLNQFREQFGLDQPPIIQYWNWLTQIVTRGNFGYSFENQRSVTDLLWERVPATLLLAISSLILTWAIALPLGILAAVNQNRRVDRTLQVISYTGQGFPSFITALLLLFLAQKTSPLFPVGGMTSIDYPDLSLLGKIGDIAWHMILPTLALSITSFAGLQRLMRGQLLDVLRQDYIQTARAKGLPENRVIYVHALRNAINPLITLLGFEFASLLGGAFIAETFFNWPGLGRLTLEAVRQQDLYLVMASLMMGAVMLILGNLLADLLLKSVDPRIKLENLN
- the fmt gene encoding methionyl-tRNA formyltransferase; this encodes MRLVFFGTPEFAVPSLQRLLTDEQFQVVGVVTQPDKRRGRGSKTSPSPVKAIALCAGLPVWQPRRLKKDPQTLANLREVEADVFVVVAYGQILSPELLQIPKLGCVNAHGSILPKYRGAAPIQWCLYHGETETGITTMLMNEGMDTGPMLLKSYTPISWEDQAANLAERLANMAAELLTETLLQMRSQTIQPIPQDDTQATLAPLIQPEDYQLDWSKSAVALHNQIRAFYPHCVTTFRGQSLKISGSVPLGSVPQIELPPPLARLSTADLNPGNIGEIVAIAKRFGPIVQTGSGYLLVSEVKLPGKRVQSGWDFVNGTRVAIGEILD